A stretch of Lathyrus oleraceus cultivar Zhongwan6 chromosome 6, CAAS_Psat_ZW6_1.0, whole genome shotgun sequence DNA encodes these proteins:
- the LOC127092339 gene encoding probable pectate lyase 8 produces the protein MAASMKWFLNLLLLFVLLVEEEAMASTQISQFSNVDTETHRLTSFNDSSMAARQKEAEKLNERAAVADPKEVVSMVEMHIKNSTERRNLGYFSCGTGNPIDDCWRCDPNWQQNRKRLADCGIGFGRNAIGGRDGKFYVVTDPRDDDPVNPRPGTLRHAVIQDRPLWIVFKRDMVIQLKQELIMNSFKTIDGRGANVHIANGACITIQYVTNVIIHGLHIHDCVPTGNAMVRSSETHFGWRTMADGDAVSIFGSSHIWVDHNSLSHCADGLVDAVVGSTAITISNNHFTHHNEVILLGHSDSYTRDKQMQVTIAYNHFGEGLIQRMPRCRHGYFHVVNNDYTHWEMYAIGGSAEPTINSQGNRYNAPVNPFAKEVTKRVETAESQWKGWNWRSEGDLYLNGAYFTASGAGASASYARASSLGAKSSAMVGTMTSNAGALGCKRGRQC, from the exons ATGGCAGCTTCTATGAAATGGTTTCTCAATTTGTTGTTACTTTTTGTGCTGCTCGTTGAAGAAGAAGCTATGGCTTCTACACAGATCTCTCAGTTCAG CAATGTGGATACTGAGACACACAGGTTAACAAGCTTTAACGATTCATCAATGGCGGCAAG GCAAAAAGAAGCTGAGAAATTGAATGAGCGTGCTGCCGTGGCTGATCCAAAGGAGGTCGTTTCTATGGTTGAGAT GCACATTAAGAACAGTACTGAAAGAAGAAACCTTGGATATTTCTCGTGCGGAACGGGTAACCCGATTGACGATTGCTGGCGTTGCGACCCCAATTGGCAACAGAATAGGAAGCGTCTGGCAGATTGTGGTATTGGTTTTGGAAGAAATGCTATCGGTGGTCGCGATGGAAAGTTCTATGTTGTCACTGACCCGAGAGACGACGACCCTGTTAACCCAAGGCCGGGAACTTTGCGTCACGCTGTTATCCAAGATAGGCCACTTTGGATTGTGTTCAAGAGGGACATGGTTATTCAGTTGAAACAAGAGCTGATTATGAACAGTTTCAAGACTATTGATGGAAGAGGAGCAAACGTACATATTGCAAATGGAGCGTGCATTACGATTCAGTATGTTACTAATGTTATCATTCATGGTCTTCATATTCACGACTGTGTTCCTACTGGTAATGCTATGGTGAGAAGCTCGGAAACACATTTTGGTTGGAGGACTATGGCGGATGGTGACGCTGTTTCTATATTTGGTTCAAGTCATATTTGGGTTGATCATAATTCTCTGTCGCATTGCGCCGATGGTCTTGTTGATGCTGTCGTCGGTTCAACAGCTATCACAATTTCTAACAACCATTTCACCCACCACAATGAG GTGATTCTGTTGGGCCACAGTGACTCCTACACAAGGGACAAGCAAATGCAAGTGACCATAGCTTATAACCATTTCGGAGAGGGACTTATTCAGAGAATGCCTCG GTGTAGACATGGTTATTTCCATGTGGTGAACAATGATTATACTCACTGGGAGATGTATGCTATTGGTGGAAGTGCTGAGCCCACAATCAACAGCCAGGGTAACAGATACAATGCTCCTGTTAACCCTTTTGCCAAAGAG GTAACTAAGAGAGTGGAAACAGCTGAAAGCCAATGGAAAGGTTGGAATTGGAGATCAGAGGGAGATTTGTACCTAAATGGTGCATACTTCACAGCATCCGGTGCTGGAGCTTCAGCTAGCTATGCAAGAGCCTCAAGCTTAGGAGCAAAATCTTCAGCCATGGTTGGCACCATGACATCAAATGCTGGTGCACTAGGTTGCAAAAGAGGCCGTCAGTGCTAA